Proteins encoded by one window of Streptomyces sp. NBC_01477:
- a CDS encoding WXG100-like domain-containing protein translates to MSVADEAKKIVMKLTGMWWPDADEGGLRDAATAWRTFADDVETLTAAANTTARTLIENNTGKAISAFDDPFWRRYYYGNRGWLQDMIDGARDLATALDQYADSVHSAVKQLEHKLEIVGGTIVAGTALAFFTAGLTEAAAAAATAEIVDLSATLGVTVTAEVATIAGTTLATAAIAGVESITVDLAVTQPIAIATGQSSSLNLDEATDAALYGMVFGGGLGAGGGTLKVVAENGGLQSLLGGLRLSSADLDAMGKSRTWKLFQSPDSNIPVAPLKPGDYDLISGDPVYFGQNSTTVGYDERTLNNLQRVARVPGVHDVVIHGTNEGVFVPGRVNAAGKTLTDFEVNPTHIADAIRSNPGYHGEPVRLISCYSGADARPPELPLAQTLANELGVPVTAPTSKVGTSAQLGLNQTPTIGNNGYWRIYLPMAQ, encoded by the coding sequence GTGAGCGTCGCCGACGAAGCCAAGAAGATCGTCATGAAACTGACCGGCATGTGGTGGCCGGACGCCGACGAAGGCGGCCTGCGCGACGCCGCCACCGCATGGCGGACCTTCGCCGACGACGTGGAGACACTCACCGCCGCGGCGAACACCACCGCCCGCACCCTGATCGAGAACAACACCGGCAAGGCCATCTCCGCCTTCGACGACCCGTTCTGGCGCCGCTACTACTACGGCAATCGCGGCTGGCTCCAGGACATGATCGACGGCGCCCGCGACCTGGCCACCGCCCTCGACCAATACGCCGACAGCGTCCACAGCGCGGTGAAGCAGTTGGAACACAAGCTGGAGATCGTCGGCGGCACCATCGTCGCCGGCACAGCCCTCGCCTTCTTCACCGCAGGACTCACCGAAGCCGCCGCGGCCGCGGCCACCGCCGAGATCGTGGACCTCTCCGCCACCCTGGGCGTGACCGTCACCGCCGAGGTCGCCACCATCGCCGGCACCACACTTGCCACCGCCGCCATCGCCGGCGTCGAATCCATCACCGTCGACCTCGCCGTCACCCAACCCATCGCGATCGCCACCGGCCAGAGCAGCAGCCTCAACCTCGACGAAGCGACCGACGCCGCGCTCTACGGGATGGTCTTCGGCGGCGGCTTGGGAGCGGGCGGCGGCACCCTCAAGGTCGTCGCCGAGAACGGCGGCCTGCAGAGCCTGCTGGGCGGGCTCCGGCTGAGCAGCGCGGACCTCGACGCGATGGGCAAGTCCCGTACGTGGAAGCTGTTTCAGTCACCGGACTCGAACATCCCCGTGGCACCGCTCAAACCGGGCGACTACGACCTGATCTCCGGCGACCCGGTCTACTTCGGGCAGAACAGTACGACGGTGGGCTATGACGAGCGCACCCTGAACAACCTCCAACGGGTCGCCCGTGTCCCGGGCGTGCACGATGTGGTCATCCACGGTACGAACGAGGGCGTCTTCGTCCCCGGGCGCGTGAATGCGGCCGGAAAGACCCTGACGGACTTCGAGGTGAACCCCACCCACATCGCGGACGCCATCCGGAGCAATCCCGGCTACCACGGCGAACCGGTGCGCCTCATCTCCTGCTACTCCGGCGCCGACGCGAGACCTCCGGAGCTGCCCCTCGCGCAGACCCTCGCCAACGAGCTCGGGGTGCCGGTGACCGCGCCCACGAGCAAGGTGGGCACGTCGGCGCAGCT
- a CDS encoding WXG100 family type VII secretion target — translation MGDAGDDQILDIKLTDLQATAPQFLTHSSDLATALVKLQGGLAAAGSPWGGDDQGKQFQDQYVPNVTSMTMAAEVLALGLASIHDAMADMADGHIGNEQLIRSMFSRNGPKPEPPPHTGGGDLQ, via the coding sequence ATGGGCGACGCCGGCGACGACCAGATACTCGACATCAAGCTCACCGACCTGCAGGCGACGGCACCGCAGTTCCTCACGCACAGTTCGGACCTGGCGACGGCCCTGGTCAAGCTCCAGGGCGGTCTGGCCGCGGCCGGCTCCCCGTGGGGCGGGGACGACCAGGGCAAGCAGTTCCAGGACCAGTACGTGCCGAACGTGACCAGCATGACGATGGCGGCCGAGGTCCTGGCGCTCGGCCTGGCCAGCATCCACGACGCGATGGCCGACATGGCGGACGGCCACATAGGCAACGAGCAACTGATCCGGTCGATGTTCAGCAGGAACGGGCCGAAACCGGAGCCTCCCCCGCACACCGGCGGCGGAGACCTGCAGTGA
- a CDS encoding prevent-host-death family protein: MSTLTVSFSDLSKNSKRVADTVERAQRVHVTRRDGEDLYLTTERHDRQREETADVTARLFAALISSDEGARAILLALPEVFPWTRHLSTEEVREFVVDLVNATHDAAELDVHTNLHRVIVEWRATARILADPELTARLTAPLPDEDHGEVPAP, from the coding sequence ATGTCCACTCTGACCGTTTCGTTCTCCGACCTGTCGAAGAACTCCAAGCGGGTTGCCGACACTGTCGAGCGTGCCCAGCGCGTTCACGTGACGCGTCGGGACGGCGAGGACCTGTACCTCACCACCGAGCGCCATGACCGTCAGCGCGAGGAGACCGCCGACGTCACTGCGCGGCTGTTCGCGGCCTTGATCAGCAGTGACGAAGGCGCGCGCGCGATTCTGCTGGCCCTGCCCGAGGTCTTCCCGTGGACCCGGCACCTTTCGACGGAGGAGGTCCGCGAGTTCGTCGTCGACCTGGTGAACGCGACCCATGACGCCGCGGAACTGGACGTGCACACCAACCTGCACCGGGTCATCGTCGAATGGCGTGCCACCGCCAGGATTCTCGCGGACCCTGAACTTACGGCGCGGCTGACCGCTCCGCTTCCGGACGAGGACCACGGCGAGGTACCTGCTCCATGA
- a CDS encoding TetR/AcrR family transcriptional regulator: MPKKPDAARRSERSRRAILAATEELCRENGYGRLTIEAIATRAGVGKMTIYRWWPSRGAIVLDLLDQTATVAADPPDSGDLAADLHVLLAEVISILTPPFTSPATGLIAEALHDPDLANDLRERLIRPRIATFKQRIRRAQDAGELPVDADLDVALDLLYGPLYHRMALHLGMPDPDYLDTLIAHVLRALASTNAGPPPARGRRGGPAQATPGLR; this comes from the coding sequence ATGCCCAAGAAGCCGGACGCGGCGCGCCGCAGCGAGCGCAGCCGCCGGGCGATCCTCGCCGCCACCGAGGAACTCTGCCGGGAGAACGGCTACGGGCGGCTGACCATCGAGGCCATCGCCACCCGTGCCGGAGTGGGCAAGATGACCATCTACCGGTGGTGGCCGTCCAGAGGCGCCATCGTCCTGGACCTCCTCGACCAGACCGCGACCGTCGCAGCCGACCCGCCGGACAGCGGCGACCTGGCCGCCGACCTGCACGTCCTGCTGGCCGAGGTCATCAGCATCCTCACCCCGCCGTTCACCTCACCCGCCACCGGACTGATCGCCGAGGCACTGCACGACCCCGACCTCGCCAACGACCTCCGCGAACGCCTCATCCGGCCGCGCATCGCCACGTTCAAACAACGCATCCGCCGCGCCCAGGACGCAGGCGAACTCCCGGTGGACGCAGACCTCGACGTGGCACTGGACCTGCTGTACGGCCCGCTCTACCACCGCATGGCCCTCCACCTCGGCATGCCGGACCCCGACTACCTCGACACCCTCATCGCCCACGTCCTGCGCGCCCTGGCAAGCACGAACGCGGGACCGCCGCCGGCTCGTGGCCGCCGAGGCGGTCCGGCGCAAGCAACGCCTGGGCTCCGCTAG
- a CDS encoding alpha/beta hydrolase has translation MPVGYLITVALIAWCTFFAVVSPRRPGPVASMSFVFGLLPNELPFVAIYALVASTALAAAQGDLGSAGARAVVGVAAATVVGLAVAAWRGVRSDRAVGQALREGLGAGWRNHVQAPPRRHRAWARILLLPPPGLLRPRGVERIANIRYGDAGRRNLLDLYRRRRDAPDDAPVLIYFHGGHYSSGAKSREGRPLLHRLAGQGWVCISANYRLRPQTTFPGHQIDAKKVIAWVREYGSGYGADPSRVFVAGGSAGANMAAHCALTPNDPAFQPGFEDADTSVTAAICFYGYYGHFFGEQPDETPPQEQPYRYLNAGAPPFLIVHGTRDPLGTVEGARSFVGRLRDVSHNAVVIAELPGGQHVMDLYHSPRSEAIVDGAEAFAGWVLSSPRSPGPTPHTATADAATATGPHARKPDSPAGSS, from the coding sequence GTGCCCGTCGGCTATCTGATCACCGTGGCGCTCATCGCCTGGTGCACCTTCTTCGCCGTTGTCTCCCCGCGTCGGCCCGGCCCGGTGGCGAGCATGAGCTTCGTCTTCGGTCTGCTCCCCAACGAGTTGCCGTTCGTGGCCATATACGCCCTGGTGGCCTCCACCGCACTCGCCGCGGCCCAGGGTGACCTGGGGTCGGCGGGCGCCCGGGCGGTGGTCGGGGTGGCCGCCGCCACCGTCGTCGGGCTGGCCGTCGCCGCCTGGCGCGGCGTGCGGTCGGACCGGGCCGTCGGGCAGGCCCTCCGGGAAGGGCTGGGGGCCGGCTGGCGGAATCACGTGCAGGCGCCGCCGCGCCGCCACCGGGCCTGGGCCCGCATCCTGCTGCTGCCGCCACCGGGCCTCCTGCGACCGCGCGGCGTGGAGCGGATCGCCAACATCCGCTACGGGGACGCCGGGCGCCGCAATCTGCTCGACCTCTACCGCCGCCGCCGCGACGCGCCGGACGACGCTCCGGTCCTGATCTACTTCCACGGCGGCCACTACTCCAGCGGCGCGAAGAGCCGCGAGGGGCGTCCCCTGCTGCACCGGCTGGCCGGACAGGGATGGGTGTGCATCAGCGCCAACTACCGGCTGCGGCCCCAGACCACCTTCCCCGGCCACCAGATCGACGCCAAGAAGGTCATCGCCTGGGTCCGCGAGTACGGCTCCGGGTACGGCGCCGATCCGTCGAGGGTGTTCGTGGCGGGCGGCTCGGCCGGCGCCAACATGGCGGCTCATTGCGCGCTCACCCCGAACGACCCGGCGTTCCAGCCCGGCTTCGAGGACGCCGACACCTCGGTGACCGCCGCGATCTGCTTCTACGGCTACTACGGCCACTTCTTCGGCGAGCAGCCCGACGAGACGCCGCCGCAGGAACAGCCCTACCGGTACCTCAATGCCGGCGCGCCGCCGTTCCTGATCGTCCACGGCACCCGGGACCCGCTGGGCACCGTCGAGGGCGCCCGGAGCTTCGTCGGCCGGCTGCGCGACGTATCGCACAACGCCGTGGTCATCGCCGAACTGCCCGGCGGACAGCACGTGATGGACCTCTACCACTCGCCGCGCTCCGAGGCGATCGTGGACGGCGCCGAAGCCTTCGCCGGCTGGGTCCTGTCCTCGCCCAGGTCGCCGGGCCCCACCCCGCACACCGCCACCGCCGATGCCGCCACCGCGACCGGCCCGCACGCTCGGAAGCCGGACTCGCCGGCCGGCTCCTCCTGA
- a CDS encoding zinc-binding dehydrogenase, whose protein sequence is MYAVRLHEYGPPENLRYEQITPPAPGEGQVRIDVRASGVHVIETRLRSGRGIGPHPAPALPVVLGGEVAGIVGALGPGVDESWLGRPVVGTLDAHGGYAEQAVAAVEALHRIPDRMAADTAVAMITTGSTALGLLDVAEAEPGDVALVTSAAGGVGALLIQALHRQGVTVVGVAGGPEKARQATSLGADIAADYRDPDWPHAVRDALSDKEIGIVFDGVGGTTGRQAFDLLGSGGKFLLHGWSSGTATQLTTDDVIGHASTVIWAIGPQLLRRAGTMKELQARAIQAAADGGLEPLVKRYPLDRAADAHADLEGRRAVGKIVLVPAATAADSPADAQAGSRPGR, encoded by the coding sequence ATGTATGCAGTCAGGCTCCACGAGTACGGGCCCCCCGAGAACCTCCGGTACGAGCAGATCACCCCACCGGCCCCCGGCGAGGGGCAGGTCCGCATAGACGTCCGGGCCAGCGGCGTCCACGTCATAGAGACGAGGCTGCGGTCGGGCCGCGGAATCGGACCTCATCCCGCCCCCGCGCTGCCCGTCGTGCTGGGCGGCGAGGTCGCCGGCATCGTGGGCGCGCTGGGCCCGGGCGTAGACGAGAGCTGGCTGGGCCGCCCGGTGGTCGGCACCCTTGATGCCCACGGCGGCTACGCCGAGCAGGCGGTGGCCGCAGTCGAGGCTCTGCACCGCATCCCCGATCGGATGGCAGCGGACACCGCGGTGGCGATGATCACCACCGGCTCGACCGCGCTCGGACTTCTCGACGTCGCCGAGGCCGAGCCCGGGGACGTCGCGCTGGTCACGTCGGCGGCCGGCGGCGTCGGAGCCCTGCTCATCCAGGCGCTGCACCGCCAGGGCGTCACCGTCGTCGGCGTGGCCGGCGGCCCGGAGAAGGCGCGGCAGGCCACGTCACTTGGTGCCGACATCGCCGCCGACTACCGTGACCCGGACTGGCCGCACGCGGTCCGCGATGCCCTCAGCGACAAAGAGATCGGCATCGTGTTCGACGGCGTCGGAGGGACCACCGGCCGCCAGGCGTTCGACCTTCTCGGCTCCGGGGGGAAGTTCCTCCTGCACGGCTGGTCATCGGGCACGGCCACCCAGCTCACCACCGACGACGTCATCGGGCACGCGAGCACCGTGATCTGGGCGATCGGCCCCCAGTTGCTGCGACGCGCCGGCACCATGAAGGAACTGCAGGCCCGCGCGATCCAGGCAGCCGCCGACGGCGGACTCGAACCACTGGTCAAGCGCTACCCGCTCGATCGTGCCGCTGACGCCCACGCCGATCTGGAGGGCCGCCGCGCGGTGGGCAAGATCGTCCTCGTCCCCGCCGCAACAGCCGCCGACTCCCCGGCCGACGCGCAGGCCGGCAGCCGCCCCGGTCGCTAG